TTCTAAATTTTAAAGTGATTTGGTTATTCGCAGCCACCTGTAAAACCATTGGCATTAAACTTGGTTTGTACAGCACCTTGTCTGGAACCTGTATTTATTTCTATAGCTAAATTGTTTTCACCGCTACCGTCTCTTTTAGGGCTACAGTATTCAAATAAATAGAAACTATTAGCTCTTTCGGAAACTTTCTCGGAAATGTCTCTAAAGGTTCTTTCCAATTCATCTTTATTCTGGGCAAAAACACTTGCCGTTTTACCTATTGCAGATAATACTTCTGTATCAATTTCTCCTCCTAAACCAATACTAAAGAAAGAAATATTTGCATTGGCATCTTTTACTTTTTTTAAGGCCGAATCTTCTGTAAAACGAGAAGCTTGGTCTGTTCCATCGGTAAAAATTACAACAGAAGCTGCACCAATTTTACCACCAGCTGTAGATTTTTGAACCAAATCTGAAGCAATATCGGTCGATTTTATTACGGCTCCATATAAATCCGTAGATGGGTCATTACTAATATCATTAGTAATACCATCAATTGCATCTTTTAATTCTGTTCTTGAAGAAGTCAATTCGTTTAATAAATGTAATTCATCCTCTCCATCGAACCAATAAATGGCCATCTTAACAGATTCCTGGGTAGTACTAGGCATTACGGCATCTATAAAACTTGATGATGCTAATTTCAATTCATCTAAACTACTGCTAAGTACACTATTACTTAAATCTAAAACAAGTAATGTATTATTAGAAAATATTTGAGAATTAGGAGAAATTCGTGCTGAAGATTCTGATGTTGAAATCGTTTTAAAACAATCATCATTTCTACCTTGCTCGTATATTGTAAACTGATTTGCTGTTAAACCCGGTACAGGATTACCATC
The genomic region above belongs to Maribacter hydrothermalis and contains:
- a CDS encoding vWA domain-containing protein, which encodes MKKFMKTFGVFFVLTLLVSCGNADDDINLNLNTGGGDGLGKGTTVDDCLGLDEGELVLSIQEQYTTLPGKVSIFFRVSDTDGNPVPGLTANQFTIYEQGRNDDCFKTISTSESSARISPNSQIFSNNTLLVLDLSNSVLSSSLDELKLASSSFIDAVMPSTTQESVKMAIYWFDGEDELHLLNELTSSRTELKDAIDGITNDISNDPSTDLYGAVIKSTDIASDLVQKSTAGGKIGAASVVIFTDGTDQASRFTEDSALKKVKDANANISFFSIGLGGEIDTEVLSAIGKTASVFAQNKDELERTFRDISEKVSERANSFYLFEYCSPKRDGSGENNLAIEINTGSRQGAVQTKFNANGFTGGCE